From Vagococcus jeotgali, one genomic window encodes:
- a CDS encoding metal ABC transporter substrate-binding protein, with product MKSFIKILLGISLVTLLVGCGTSNSEEGSGDKLKVVTSFYPMYDFAKEITADKADISVLTASGVEPHDYEPTAKDMAKIQDADVFIYNSNDMETWVKDVLSSIDTSKVTVIEASKGIELMSGEREEDHDHEVDDDHNHEGEEGHDHSHAVDPHVWLDPVLAKKEVDNIKEGLIKADESNRDVYEKQTQVFQEQLDKLNEAFGDATKNAKEKKFVTQHMAFSYLAKRYGLTQIPISGLSPEIEPTPKELKKIEDLVKEENINVIYTESSASSKVAETIVSATGVELSVLNPLESLSKQDIANGENYISVMYQNLEHLKLSIK from the coding sequence ATGAAATCATTTATAAAAATATTATTAGGTATTAGTTTAGTTACATTATTAGTTGGTTGTGGTACGTCAAATTCTGAAGAAGGTTCTGGTGACAAATTAAAAGTTGTGACAAGTTTTTATCCAATGTATGATTTTGCCAAAGAAATCACAGCAGATAAGGCAGATATTTCAGTTTTAACAGCATCAGGTGTTGAGCCTCATGATTATGAACCAACAGCAAAAGACATGGCAAAAATTCAAGATGCCGATGTCTTTATTTACAATTCAAATGATATGGAAACTTGGGTTAAAGATGTCTTATCTTCAATTGATACAAGTAAAGTCACTGTGATTGAAGCAAGTAAAGGAATAGAGTTAATGAGTGGAGAACGTGAAGAGGATCATGATCACGAAGTCGATGATGACCATAATCATGAGGGCGAAGAAGGTCATGATCATTCTCATGCTGTGGATCCACATGTTTGGTTAGATCCTGTTTTAGCTAAAAAAGAAGTGGATAATATTAAAGAAGGTTTAATCAAAGCTGATGAGAGTAACCGTGATGTTTATGAAAAACAAACACAAGTCTTTCAAGAACAATTAGATAAATTAAATGAAGCTTTTGGTGATGCTACAAAAAATGCCAAAGAAAAGAAATTTGTCACACAACATATGGCATTTTCTTATCTAGCTAAACGTTACGGTCTAACTCAAATTCCAATCTCAGGTCTTTCACCTGAAATTGAACCAACTCCAAAAGAATTAAAAAAAATTGAAGACTTAGTTAAAGAAGAAAATATAAATGTTATTTACACAGAGAGTAGTGCCTCTTCAAAAGTAGCTGAAACCATTGTGAGTGCTACTGGTGTTGAATTATCAGTGTTAAATCCATTAGAGAGTTTAAGTAAGCAAGATATTGCAAATGGAGAGAATTATATTTCTGTGATGTATCAAAACTTAGAACATTTAAAGTTATCAATTAAATAA
- the dnaJ gene encoding molecular chaperone DnaJ — protein sequence MAKRDYYEVLGVSKTATDDEIKKAYRKLSKKYHPDINKGDDAEDKFKEVSEAFETLSDAQKRAAYDQYGHASTDPNFGAGGFGGGFQDFSGSFGGFEDIFESFFGGGGRSSNPNAPRQGADLQYTLDLTFNEAIFGLEKNIRYNREDICATCHGSGAKPGTHPVTCPKCHGTGVINVERQTPLGRMMSQQPCDECHGTGKIIKEKCSTCHGAGRIVQSHSVKVTVPAGVEDGQQMRLAGQGEAGYNDGPYGDLYVVFRVEDSPIFEREGSEIFYDQTITFVQATLGDEIEVPTVHGRVKLKIPAGTQTGTVFRLKGKGAPKLRGSGNGDQQVTVNIETPTSLKDEQKKLLREFAELSGDKAAIEQEEGFFDKMKDAFSSGGKKKRK from the coding sequence ATGGCCAAAAGAGATTATTATGAAGTTTTAGGAGTATCTAAAACGGCAACAGATGATGAGATAAAAAAAGCCTATCGAAAACTATCCAAAAAATATCATCCAGATATTAACAAAGGGGATGATGCTGAAGATAAATTTAAGGAAGTATCAGAAGCCTTTGAAACATTAAGTGATGCACAAAAACGTGCTGCTTATGATCAATATGGTCACGCTAGCACTGATCCAAACTTTGGAGCAGGTGGTTTTGGTGGTGGCTTCCAAGATTTCAGTGGTAGTTTTGGTGGATTTGAAGATATTTTTGAATCATTTTTTGGTGGCGGTGGCAGATCAAGTAACCCCAATGCCCCAAGACAAGGAGCCGATTTACAATATACATTAGATTTAACATTTAATGAAGCTATTTTTGGTTTGGAAAAAAATATTCGTTATAACCGTGAAGACATTTGCGCAACTTGCCATGGTAGTGGTGCAAAACCTGGTACACATCCAGTAACTTGTCCAAAATGTCATGGAACAGGTGTCATTAATGTTGAACGTCAAACACCACTTGGGCGTATGATGAGTCAACAGCCATGTGATGAGTGTCATGGAACAGGTAAGATTATTAAAGAAAAATGTAGTACTTGTCACGGAGCAGGACGTATTGTTCAATCTCACTCAGTTAAGGTCACTGTACCTGCAGGAGTTGAAGATGGCCAACAAATGCGTTTAGCAGGTCAAGGTGAAGCAGGTTATAATGATGGTCCTTATGGTGATTTATACGTTGTCTTCCGTGTTGAAGATAGTCCAATATTTGAACGTGAAGGATCAGAGATTTTTTATGATCAAACAATTACTTTCGTTCAAGCAACTTTGGGTGATGAAATTGAAGTGCCTACAGTTCATGGACGTGTGAAATTAAAAATTCCAGCAGGAACACAAACAGGTACTGTCTTTAGATTAAAAGGTAAAGGAGCCCCTAAATTACGTGGCTCTGGTAATGGGGACCAACAAGTAACTGTTAATATTGAAACACCTACTAGTCTTAAAGATGAGCAGAAAAAATTATTACGTGAATTTGCTGAACTTAGTGGTGATAAAGCTGCTATTGAACAAGAAGAGGGTTTCTTTGATAAAATGAAAGATGCTTTTTCTTCAGGTGGTAAGAAAAAACGTAAATAA
- the gndA gene encoding NADP-dependent phosphogluconate dehydrogenase, translated as MSKQQIGVVGMAVMGRNLALNIESRGYSVSIFNRTASKTREVIAENPDKKLVATYSIEDFVNSLEKPRRIMLMVQAGKATDLTIEALLPHLDEGDILIDGGNTNYKDTIRRNEALADSGINFIGTGVSGGEEGALKGPSMMPGGQKEAYDLVAPIFTEIAAKANDGEACVTYIGPNGAGHYVKMVHNGIEYGDMQLIAESYDILTRVLGLSVEDVASIFSEWNEGELDSYLMEITSDILTRKDDLGTGKPIVDVVMDAAGNKGTGKWTSQNALDLGTPLPLITESVFARYISALKEERVEASQIIPQPTLKPFTGDKKVYIEKIREALYFSKIMSYAQGFAQMRMASEEYDWDLNYGEIAKIFRAGCIIRAQFLQEITDAYERNPEIKNLLLDEYFLDITAKYQQSVRDVVCLAVQSGVPAPTFSSAIAYFDSYRTKDLPANIIQAQRDYFGAHTYQRKDREGVFHYDWYSDKED; from the coding sequence ATGTCAAAACAACAAATTGGTGTTGTCGGTATGGCAGTTATGGGGAGAAATTTAGCTTTAAATATTGAAAGTCGTGGGTATAGTGTTTCAATTTTTAACCGTACTGCTTCAAAAACAAGAGAAGTTATTGCTGAGAACCCTGATAAAAAATTAGTCGCAACATATAGTATTGAAGATTTTGTTAATTCTCTAGAAAAACCACGTCGTATTATGCTAATGGTTCAAGCTGGAAAAGCAACAGATTTAACAATTGAAGCATTATTACCTCATTTAGATGAAGGAGATATCTTAATCGATGGTGGTAATACGAACTATAAAGACACGATTCGCCGTAATGAAGCATTAGCAGATTCTGGTATTAATTTTATTGGAACGGGTGTATCTGGCGGGGAAGAAGGAGCATTAAAAGGCCCTTCAATGATGCCAGGTGGTCAAAAGGAAGCCTATGATTTAGTGGCACCAATCTTCACTGAAATTGCAGCTAAAGCAAATGATGGTGAGGCTTGTGTTACTTATATTGGGCCAAATGGTGCTGGACATTATGTGAAAATGGTTCACAATGGCATCGAATATGGTGATATGCAATTGATTGCTGAATCATATGATATTTTAACACGTGTTTTAGGTCTTTCAGTGGAAGATGTAGCTAGTATTTTTAGTGAGTGGAATGAAGGGGAATTAGACAGTTATCTAATGGAGATCACCTCGGACATATTAACACGTAAAGATGATCTAGGAACAGGCAAGCCAATTGTTGATGTGGTGATGGATGCTGCTGGAAACAAAGGAACTGGTAAATGGACAAGTCAAAATGCACTTGATCTAGGCACGCCATTACCTCTTATTACAGAATCAGTATTTGCAAGATACATTTCAGCTCTAAAAGAAGAGCGTGTTGAAGCAAGTCAAATTATTCCACAACCAACATTAAAACCATTTACTGGTGATAAAAAAGTCTATATTGAAAAAATTCGTGAGGCTCTATATTTTAGTAAAATTATGAGTTATGCCCAAGGATTTGCTCAAATGCGTATGGCAAGTGAAGAGTATGATTGGGATTTGAATTACGGTGAGATTGCCAAGATTTTTAGAGCAGGCTGCATTATTCGTGCCCAGTTTTTACAAGAAATAACAGATGCTTATGAACGTAATCCAGAAATAAAAAATCTATTATTAGATGAGTATTTCTTAGATATTACAGCTAAGTACCAACAATCAGTTCGTGATGTGGTGTGTTTAGCTGTTCAATCAGGTGTTCCAGCGCCAACATTTTCTTCTGCCATTGCTTATTTCGATTCTTATCGTACAAAAGATTTACCAGCAAATATCATTCAAGCACAACGCGATTACTTTGGTGCACATACATATCAAAGAAAAGACCGTGAAGGTGTGTTCCATTATGATTGGTACTCTGATAAGGAAGATTAA